In one window of Pseudobdellovibrionaceae bacterium DNA:
- a CDS encoding response regulator, translating to MKKSEINILVVDDDSSILEALVQAVTRSGFTALPASNGKEAIQIAKLKPVHSAIVDCMLPGTPGVDLVRQLKNTLPNQDSCLFILMSGIFRDRSFPAEAMGKTGAKEFFLKPFDNREILKVLEQELAHHVDVPKVDLHSLLSQPFASQRERRKALDHVEDMYGYDLPFMLCILMDAGSSGHLNIVNENHEIYGITVAEGQIAKVDTEKSKDRLQELLEKKGFVSAKEISELEVQNKKGDLIKNLIHEGLLSPHAMTEVLPEQILMELRHLVTASKVQVNFSPDRKLKGQGGCIDLVAFTSELERMIEKQIPVDWLVDFYSAWMDHPIVLGPNYDDHSSVLKMHLVRSAGAEFIECVRGGCTLKEINDRFDATKMQSIYRGLHLLALRRLVVFAESKKSSDFTEKNSRIEEFLKQFKTKNAVQIFQFLGASDRMTADEVSRIYKEIAKEYHPDRLPVSAPEALKKKAHDLFAIISSAQDVLVHQDKRAKFFEELKQEEAKKQMLSEDLLGHAKNNLVLGKYKEAQEQLEEAENLFSSSANQMHLIWVKLKRATGEVPLEVLAEMQEQLRRTDPDLKTKATFHFVSGLVHLAMRDVATAAKDFQKANQIDNRFMPARRELASLKSVSGKKVSTKDLLTGDLSSVVGSFFKKKR from the coding sequence ATGAAAAAGTCCGAAATCAACATTTTAGTTGTCGATGATGACTCATCGATATTAGAAGCATTAGTGCAGGCGGTGACTCGTTCTGGGTTTACAGCGTTGCCTGCCAGTAACGGAAAAGAAGCCATTCAAATAGCGAAGTTGAAACCTGTTCACTCCGCCATTGTGGACTGTATGTTGCCCGGCACGCCGGGAGTTGATTTAGTTCGGCAGCTCAAAAACACGTTGCCCAATCAGGATTCGTGTTTGTTTATTTTGATGAGCGGAATTTTTCGCGACAGATCATTTCCAGCCGAGGCCATGGGCAAGACCGGGGCGAAAGAATTCTTTTTAAAGCCCTTTGATAATCGAGAAATCCTAAAGGTTTTGGAACAAGAATTAGCACACCATGTGGATGTGCCGAAGGTGGACTTGCATTCGCTCCTGTCGCAGCCATTTGCTTCGCAGCGAGAGCGACGTAAAGCTCTGGATCATGTGGAAGACATGTATGGATACGATCTTCCCTTCATGCTTTGCATATTGATGGATGCCGGTAGCTCAGGGCACCTAAATATCGTCAATGAAAACCATGAGATTTACGGGATCACCGTGGCCGAAGGACAAATAGCCAAGGTCGATACGGAAAAGTCGAAAGACCGACTTCAGGAGTTACTAGAGAAAAAAGGTTTTGTTTCAGCGAAAGAAATTTCTGAACTCGAAGTACAAAACAAAAAAGGTGACCTAATAAAAAATCTGATCCATGAGGGTCTATTGAGCCCCCACGCGATGACTGAAGTGCTTCCCGAACAGATCTTAATGGAATTACGACATTTAGTTACGGCAAGCAAGGTTCAAGTGAATTTTTCGCCAGATAGAAAACTGAAGGGGCAGGGCGGGTGTATAGATCTTGTGGCATTCACTTCTGAGCTTGAGAGAATGATCGAAAAGCAGATCCCCGTGGATTGGTTAGTAGATTTTTATTCTGCGTGGATGGATCACCCTATTGTACTTGGGCCCAATTATGATGACCATAGCTCAGTTCTAAAAATGCACCTGGTTCGCAGCGCGGGCGCGGAATTTATCGAGTGTGTGCGCGGCGGTTGCACCTTAAAAGAAATTAACGACAGGTTTGATGCAACTAAAATGCAAAGCATCTACCGGGGACTTCACCTATTGGCATTGCGGCGCTTGGTGGTGTTTGCGGAGTCGAAGAAATCCAGTGATTTCACCGAGAAGAATTCGAGAATTGAGGAGTTTTTGAAGCAATTCAAAACTAAAAATGCGGTCCAGATTTTTCAGTTTCTCGGAGCCTCAGACAGAATGACCGCCGACGAAGTGAGTCGGATATATAAAGAAATCGCCAAAGAGTACCACCCCGATCGATTGCCAGTATCTGCACCTGAGGCTTTGAAAAAGAAAGCCCATGACTTATTTGCTATAATATCAAGTGCACAAGATGTTTTAGTACATCAAGATAAGAGAGCAAAGTTTTTTGAAGAGCTGAAGCAAGAAGAGGCTAAAAAGCAAATGTTGTCGGAAGATTTACTAGGGCATGCCAAAAATAATTTGGTTTTAGGTAAGTACAAAGAAGCCCAAGAGCAACTGGAAGAGGCCGAGAATTTATTTTCGTCTTCAGCCAACCAAATGCACCTAATCTGGGTGAAACTGAAGCGGGCCACCGGAGAAGTTCCACTGGAAGTTTTAGCCGAAATGCAGGAGCAACTAAGGCGTACCGACCCAGACTTAAAAACTAAAGCCACTTTTCATTTTGTGAGCGGATTAGTTCATTTAGCAATGAGAGACGTGGCCACTGCAGCCAAAGACTTTCAAAAAGCCAATCAGATTGACAACAGGTTTATGCCGGCCCGACGAGAGCTGGCCAGCTTAAAATCCGTAAGTGGCAAAAAAGTGTCCACGAAAGACCTCCTCACGGGTGATTTATCATCAGTTGTGGGTAGCTTTTTTAAGAAGAAACGGTAG